The Streptomyces luteogriseus genome includes a window with the following:
- a CDS encoding LamG domain-containing protein, with the protein MTTGTGVARAADNLPPKQPLVQDLQTGYKACATGDDKAYVSEPPTLTAVLYDPEEDNHPSEANMVKGEFEAWWTDSEGVEQKLTYTTSATLSGSRRQWRMPEDGIPPDTVVSWRVRANDGEANSPWSSEGDGSICEFVYDDDSPEKATIASPEYPEDVLWVDGVGVYGHFTMDSPSDDVVAYTYGFIAGPHGTVRPERPGGPVTIPFLPLRSGPETLTVRALDRAGRSSGESSYRFFVKSGRAPVAHWPLDDAKGATAADAEAGTDAAAGSGVTFGAPAPAGTDLTATATLDGSSHGYLTSGTPAVVDPRKSFAVSAWARPAQTDRNMTVASQDAGESAGFALGLSARGEAPVWTFTVGGSQVSGGAPETGEWAHLLGVYDAETGKAQLYVNGHETGTRADAAPTATAGAFQLGRARDGNGYHDRWHGELGGVRAHDRVVVPAQAAELAHREPSVRGHWSLETARDSASPEQNGGAPLKLGTGATVYRVPDNACLPELDPDCAPVPYPLVGEGHLTLDGKTGHAVAEGPVVDTSDSFTIGVVARLADAEPEHPMTVLSLPGEHTDTLKVRYQPEQHAWQLVMPHKDERDAPETVVTQLEMADGGEGAGHRLAVVYDDATDKIKLYLDGRAGPDATADLPNGWRGSGPLQIGRGRTGDAWGEHLHGDVDEVQAFAGAFTDNDIWRLGTGM; encoded by the coding sequence ATGACGACCGGCACCGGCGTGGCACGGGCCGCGGACAACCTGCCGCCGAAGCAGCCGCTCGTCCAGGACCTGCAGACCGGGTACAAGGCATGCGCGACGGGGGACGACAAGGCGTACGTCTCGGAACCGCCCACCCTGACCGCGGTGCTGTACGACCCGGAGGAGGACAACCATCCCTCCGAGGCCAACATGGTCAAGGGCGAGTTCGAGGCGTGGTGGACGGACTCCGAGGGAGTGGAGCAGAAGCTCACGTACACGACGAGCGCGACGCTCTCCGGTAGTCGGCGGCAGTGGCGGATGCCGGAGGACGGCATCCCGCCGGACACCGTCGTCTCCTGGCGCGTCCGCGCGAACGACGGCGAGGCGAACTCTCCCTGGAGCTCCGAGGGCGACGGTTCGATCTGTGAGTTCGTCTACGACGACGACAGCCCGGAGAAGGCGACGATCGCCTCTCCCGAGTACCCAGAGGACGTGCTCTGGGTCGACGGAGTGGGCGTCTACGGCCACTTCACCATGGACTCGCCCTCCGACGACGTCGTGGCCTACACATACGGCTTCATCGCCGGTCCCCACGGAACCGTCCGCCCGGAGCGGCCCGGCGGGCCCGTGACCATCCCGTTCCTGCCCCTCAGGTCGGGCCCCGAGACACTGACCGTCCGGGCCCTCGACCGCGCCGGACGCAGCAGCGGCGAGTCGTCGTACCGCTTCTTCGTGAAGTCCGGCCGCGCGCCCGTGGCCCACTGGCCCCTGGACGACGCGAAGGGAGCCACGGCCGCCGACGCCGAGGCGGGCACCGACGCGGCCGCCGGCTCCGGCGTCACCTTCGGCGCCCCGGCTCCCGCGGGCACGGATCTCACGGCGACGGCGACCCTGGACGGCAGCAGCCACGGCTACCTCACCTCGGGCACTCCGGCCGTCGTCGACCCTCGCAAGAGCTTCGCGGTCAGCGCCTGGGCACGTCCCGCGCAGACCGACCGGAACATGACTGTCGCCAGTCAGGACGCGGGGGAGTCCGCGGGCTTCGCTCTCGGTCTGAGCGCCCGGGGCGAGGCTCCGGTCTGGACGTTCACCGTCGGTGGCTCACAGGTGTCGGGCGGGGCGCCCGAGACCGGCGAATGGGCTCATCTGCTGGGGGTCTACGACGCCGAGACGGGCAAGGCACAGCTCTACGTCAACGGCCACGAGACCGGCACCAGGGCCGATGCCGCCCCCACCGCAACCGCCGGCGCCTTTCAGCTCGGCCGCGCCCGGGACGGCAACGGCTACCACGACCGCTGGCACGGCGAGCTGGGCGGCGTCAGGGCCCACGACCGCGTCGTCGTCCCCGCCCAGGCAGCTGAACTGGCCCATCGCGAACCGTCGGTGCGCGGCCACTGGTCCCTGGAAACGGCCCGGGACAGCGCCAGTCCGGAGCAGAACGGCGGCGCGCCCCTGAAGCTGGGGACGGGTGCGACGGTCTACCGCGTCCCGGACAACGCGTGTCTCCCGGAGCTCGACCCGGACTGCGCGCCGGTGCCGTACCCTCTCGTCGGCGAGGGCCATCTGACGCTCGACGGCAAGACCGGTCACGCGGTCGCGGAGGGACCGGTGGTCGACACCTCCGACAGCTTCACCATCGGCGTGGTCGCCCGTCTGGCGGACGCGGAGCCCGAGCACCCCATGACCGTGCTGTCGCTGCCCGGTGAGCACACCGACACCCTCAAGGTGCGCTACCAGCCCGAGCAGCACGCCTGGCAGCTGGTGATGCCGCACAAGGACGAGCGGGATGCCCCCGAGACCGTGGTGACCCAGCTGGAGATGGCGGACGGCGGCGAGGGCGCCGGCCACCGGCTCGCCGTCGTCTACGACGACGCCACCGACAAGATCAAGCTCTACCTCGACGGCAGGGCCGGCCCGGACGCCACCGCGGATCTCCCGAACGGCTGGCGAGGCTCCGGCCCGCTCCAGATCGGTCGCGGCCGGACCGGTGACGCGTGGGGCGAGCACCTGCACGGTGACGTGGACGAGGTGCAGGCGTTCGCAGGCGCCTTTACCGACAATGACATCTGGCGACTGGGCACGGGCATGTAA